TGTGCCAAAAATGTCGATCATTAAAACTTTATTTTCATCATTTTTGATAGTAAAGCCGTGATCTTTTCGAACTAAAGTAAGCTCCTTGCCGCTTACATCTACAAGTTTGACCTCTTCGTTTGGGCTAAATTCTTTAAAATTTGCATTGCTGCTCTCGTCTTCGCCACAACCAAAAAAAGCAAATAAAGCTATTATTAAAACAAGTAAATTTTTCATCTTATCCCTTAAACATATCTTTTTATGGCAGCTCTTGCCTCTTTGTCTGCCTCGCGTCTTTTTAAAGTCTCGCGCTTGTCGTGCAAATTTTTACCTTTTGCAAGGGCTAGCCTTGCTTTTACGATGTTTTTATCGCTTAGATAAAGTGCCAAAACAACCAAAGTAAGCCCATCTTGTGAGACTTGACCAAAAATTTTATCGATCTGCTTTCTGTGCATCAAAAGTTTTCTGGCTGCTCGCTCATTTGGACGAAATGCGCTGTGTGTGGTCTCAAGATAGCTGATATGAGCGTTTAGTAAGAAAAGCTCACCCTTTATGACGCGCACAAAGCTATCTTTTAAATTTGCTCTGCCAGCCCTTAGAGCCTTGACCTCGCTGCCTTTTAAAACGATACCAGCTTCAAAGGTCTCAAGTATACTAAAGTCATGCAAAGCTTTCTTGTTTTTCGCTAGATCTTTTATCAAAATTTTACCTTTTATTTTACGCTAAATACGCTACTACCGCTACCACTTAGAAATTTATCTTTAAACTCGTTCATCTGTGGATAGAGCTTAAAGCATGGGGCAAAAAGATCGTTTAACTCCCTATTTTTATAAATTTCAAGTAGCTCTTTGCTCT
This genomic interval from Campylobacter concisus contains the following:
- the smpB gene encoding SsrA-binding protein SmpB; amino-acid sequence: MKDLAKNKKALHDFSILETFEAGIVLKGSEVKALRAGRANLKDSFVRVIKGELFLLNAHISYLETTHSAFRPNERAARKLLMHRKQIDKIFGQVSQDGLTLVVLALYLSDKNIVKARLALAKGKNLHDKRETLKRREADKEARAAIKRYV